The genomic stretch GCGATGACTGGCGGCTGCTGACCGACTTCTGGCTCGACAGGCTGGCGGCCAAGTACGGCGTCGCCAAGCGCTTCTCCGCAGCCTCGCTCAAGCTGCTCGGGACGTACGATTGGCCCGGCAACGTGCGCCAGCTCATTGGCGTCGTCAAGACCGGTTATGCGATGGCGGATGACGATGTGATTGAACCGGCGGAGTTTGTCTCGTATCTCGAAGAATCTGAGGGCATGCGCTCGGCTGAACAGCCGAGCCTCTACGAGCGGATCGTCAAGCAGGAGGAGCCGTTCTGGACCGTCGTTTACGAGGCTTTCATCCGGCGCGACCTGAACCGTTCCCAAGTTCGCGGACTTATCAAGGCCGGCCTCAACGCCTCCGGCGGGAACTACAGACGGTTGCTGGAGCTCCTCCGCCTGCCGGCGTCCGACTACCAACGGTTCATGGACTTTCTTCGCCATCACGATCTCAAGCCGTGAGCATCCATGGTCGAGCTCCATCAGTTGGAGGCCTCACGCCAACACACGAGAGCATGCGGTCCTGTGCTCATCGACCAAAACCCTTGAGTGACAGAGAGTTGACTCCAGGAGTGCCATCTGGCACGCGGGTTGCTCAAGAAGGTGGCGTGTGCGCGGACGGGCCGCGCGCCAGCACAAAATTGGAAACAGACTCAATCAGGAGGACCGAAATGGCACAGAAGATGACTCGCGGCGAGGTTCAGGATCTGCTCGGCAAGTTCGCTACCGAGGATGCGAAGTATCGCGAGGCTCTGCTGGCTGACCCGAAGGGCATCATGGAGCGTCAGCTCAACACGTCGCTGGGCAACTTCAACGTGAAGGCTGTCCAGGACACGGCTGACACGATTCACATCGTCGTGCCGCACGTCGCTGCTGAGGGTGAGCTGAGCGACGCGGATCTCGAGAAGGTCGCAGGCGGCTTCTTCGACGGCGGCGACGTCAACGTCGACTGCGAGGCGCGGCAGGGCGGCGCCAGCGTCATCCAACTCAGCCTGTAGTCAGTGCTCGTCTTTCGGCGGTGGGGGTGCGACGCTTGCATGTCGCACCCCGCCGTCTCTCTTTAGGTAGGGCCGCCTCGCCGAGGCGGCCGTCATCTGTCCCCAAAGTACCTCGCGCGTGACCATCGATGAACGGCAGCAGCTCACGCTTGGCGCCTGCACGGTCTTCGAGCGCGCCGCGCTCGCTAGAGCACAGACCCCACCTCGAGAGACATTCATCGTCAGCGAGCAAGCCGCCCTCTGCCTCCGCGCGTGGCTCCAGACAGTCTCGCCAGGCGACCCCGCAGCGTTCGAGCGCCGGCTCGGTTGGGACGGTCTGGATCTCTCGACGGTAACGGCGGGGCTCTCCATGTCCGCCGGTGGGCTGCCAGAGCCTGACTGGCTGCGCTACGTCGAGGAGGTCATCCTGCTCGCGCCGAGCGTGGCCGATGAGTTGCGCCACCGCCAGCTACCAGAGAGTGAGTTGTTCGACGCGGAGGAAGGGCCACCGTTCGTGGACCTCCTGGTGCCCGCTCTGCGCGTGAGCAGACGCGCCCGCCGGGCCGCTGTCCCGGCAGGCACGATCGACGCAGTGCTGTCACCCGTGGCGATCGAGGAGCTCGAGAGGCAGCTGTTACGCGATCTCTCCGGTCTCGCGGCGCTCGCGATGCTCGAGGATTTCAAGCAGGAACGCACAGCGCATTCCGAGAGCTATGCCGCCTTCACAGACCGGATGCTCAGCGGTAGCCTCACGGCATTCTTTCTGCGCTATCCGGTCCTTGCGAAGCAGTTGGCGTGGAGTATCGGTCGGTGGGTGCGGACGACGACCGAGCTCGTGCACCGTCTTGAGGAGGACCGCGATGCGATCACTCGTGAATTCGGCGGCGGAGGGCCGCTCGGGCGCGTTCAGTCGCTCGAGCCGGCGCTGTCGGATCCGCACGACGGTGGCTCCCGGGTCATCGCGCTCCAGTTCGAGTCGGGCCAGCGACTCATCTACAAGCCAAGACATGTCGACCTCGAGCGCGTCTTCGGCGAGCTCGTCGAGTGGCTAGCCTCTCGCGGTCTGGAGCCACGCCAGCGGAGCGCGCGCCTGCTCGACCGTCAGGGGTACGGGTGGATGGAGGTCGTCGATGAGGAGCCGTTCTCCAACGTGGACGAGGTCAGGCGCTACTACCGACAGAGCGGCGGGCTGCTCTGTCTCGCGCATGTGCTACGTGCCGAAGACCTTCACATGGAGAACGTCGTCGCGACGCGTGACGGTCCCGTGCTGATCGATCTGGAGCTGACGTTGCAACCCCTGGCTCCTGCTGTGGCCCCGAACAGACCGGCAGGCAGCGCGGCTCTCGAGCACGAACCGCCTGCCGGCGACAATTGCCTGACGAGTGGCCTTCTGACGTTCATCGATGGATCGGAACGGGTCTTCGACATGGGAGGGCTGCGCGGCACGGGAAGAGGGGCGACAGCAATTGCGCGTCGAGCATGGCGCGCACTCGGAACCGATGCCATCGGCTACGTCGACGAGTGGACCTTCGAGACCCGCGTCAGAAATCAAGTGGTGCTCGACGGGGTACGGCAGCGCCCAGACGACTACGCAGACGAGGTCTGCCGCGGGTTCGAGGACGCGTATCGCTTTCTCATGACCCATCGCGACGAGCTCGGGGCGCCGGACGGCCCGCTGTCTCGCTTTTCTGGCTGCGTCAGCCGCGTGCTCCCGCGATCCAGCAGTCAGTACGGATTGTTGAGGTACGTGCTGGTGCGGCCGCAGTACCTGAAGGATGGCTGCCGCTGGAGCGCCGCGCTCGATGCGCTCAATCGAACGCTCAGCCAGGCACGGGAACGACCCGCGTTCTGGCCTCTCGTGGTCGCCGAACGAGGGGCGCTCGAAGCGCTCGACATTCCACGTTTCACCGTCGTGACCAACGAGACGGCGATCCGCGCCGGCGGGAAGCCGGTCATGAGCGGCTATTTCCGACAGTCCGGTCTG from Luteitalea sp. encodes the following:
- the lanM gene encoding type 2 lantipeptide synthetase LanM — its product is MTIDERQQLTLGACTVFERAALARAQTPPRETFIVSEQAALCLRAWLQTVSPGDPAAFERRLGWDGLDLSTVTAGLSMSAGGLPEPDWLRYVEEVILLAPSVADELRHRQLPESELFDAEEGPPFVDLLVPALRVSRRARRAAVPAGTIDAVLSPVAIEELERQLLRDLSGLAALAMLEDFKQERTAHSESYAAFTDRMLSGSLTAFFLRYPVLAKQLAWSIGRWVRTTTELVHRLEEDRDAITREFGGGGPLGRVQSLEPALSDPHDGGSRVIALQFESGQRLIYKPRHVDLERVFGELVEWLASRGLEPRQRSARLLDRQGYGWMEVVDEEPFSNVDEVRRYYRQSGGLLCLAHVLRAEDLHMENVVATRDGPVLIDLELTLQPLAPAVAPNRPAGSAALEHEPPAGDNCLTSGLLTFIDGSERVFDMGGLRGTGRGATAIARRAWRALGTDAIGYVDEWTFETRVRNQVVLDGVRQRPDDYADEVCRGFEDAYRFLMTHRDELGAPDGPLSRFSGCVSRVLPRSSSQYGLLRYVLVRPQYLKDGCRWSAALDALNRTLSQARERPAFWPLVVAERGALEALDIPRFTVVTNETAIRAGGKPVMSGYFRQSGLSAVHDRLNRLSADDLRVQLDYLDRALHEAVHTRFETEPPAAQRDTEEGGSPAVLVAHAAWIGAELLRHSGRRRPAHGEPSKRLALEPAPHHHLYDGSVGLPIFLAALSVTTGDERWRTAARDAVRPLRAAVDGNDSKWAEDAIGGTSGLGSIVYGLTTVGSLLGDTACLELALRVAARLTLARVDSDAALDVTSGAAGAILGLLALHRETGEASLLAQAVHCGEHLCACKLSCKEGAAWRTADGRVFTGFAHGVAGIAYALGRLFEVSGDERFRLAAAEGYRYVASRFLPGQAKWPIIDASNERRPASAPDTGAATMTAWCHGAPGIGLAIGLASVDVVDAALRDQLDRVIARGGAGSSLHRSDHLCCGNLGRAEALLTVGRRLVRPDVVQAAAHLARRVTERARANGHFCLTSDRFTYRIWDPGFFRGLSGIGYALLRFAMPWRLPSVVAFEVPPNTFPATAPRPTAETRRLG